A section of the Clostridium felsineum DSM 794 genome encodes:
- the acpP gene encoding acyl carrier protein: MIFEKVKDVIADQLGIDASEIKMESSFIDDLGADSLDIVELIMALEEEFDIEMPDEEAEKVSSVGDVVNYIKAHTEE, from the coding sequence ATGATATTTGAAAAAGTTAAAGACGTGATAGCAGATCAACTTGGAATAGACGCATCTGAAATTAAAATGGAATCCTCTTTTATTGATGATTTAGGAGCAGATTCTCTTGATATAGTCGAATTAATAATGGCTTTAGAAGAAGAATTTGATATAGAGATGCCTGATGAAGAAGCTGAAAAAGTTTCAAGTGTAGGAGACGTAGTTAATTACATAAAGGCTCATACAGAAGAGTAA
- the rnc gene encoding ribonuclease III, whose translation MKEEKLVEELEEKLGIKFENKDLLITAVTHSSYANENKNTEYNERLEFLGDAVLQLSISGYFFRKYPLISEGELTKKRALVVCGISLHSIGEKWGIGQYIRMSRGEELTGGRTRVSIIADCVEAVIAAIYLDKGFEVAKNFVLEVFEDIIKDAVEDKIILDYKTRLQEILQSKGITDIKYTLIRYEGPPHRRKFFVNLSFNNDSKSTGEGYTKKDAEQDAAGKALKGIDK comes from the coding sequence ATGAAAGAAGAAAAATTAGTAGAAGAACTTGAAGAAAAATTAGGAATAAAATTTGAAAATAAGGACTTACTTATTACTGCCGTTACTCATAGTTCTTATGCCAATGAAAATAAAAATACTGAGTATAATGAAAGACTTGAATTTTTGGGAGACGCAGTTCTTCAACTTTCAATATCAGGGTATTTCTTTAGGAAGTATCCCCTTATATCGGAAGGAGAGCTTACTAAAAAGAGAGCATTAGTTGTTTGTGGTATTTCTCTTCATTCAATAGGTGAGAAGTGGGGAATTGGACAATATATAAGAATGAGTCGTGGCGAAGAACTTACTGGGGGACGTACAAGAGTTTCTATTATAGCTGACTGTGTTGAGGCGGTAATTGCAGCTATATATTTAGATAAGGGCTTTGAAGTAGCTAAAAATTTTGTCCTTGAAGTTTTTGAAGATATAATAAAGGATGCAGTAGAAGATAAAATAATACTTGATTATAAAACAAGGCTTCAAGAAATTCTTCAATCTAAAGGAATAACGGATATAAAATATACGCTTATACGATATGAAGGACCACCTCACAGAAGAAAGTTTTTTGTTAATTTGAGTTTTAATAATGATTCAAAAAGCACAGGTGAAGGATATACTAAGAAAGATGCAGAACAAGATGCAGCTGGTAAAGCATTGAAAGGAATTGATAAGTAA